GTACGTTCCACTAAACGTCCGCAACGATTGTAACGCCCTCTATATTGTTGCACCTAAagggtacgattcgtctgtacgatcgatctgatgaaaatcgtgacGATTGATCGTCTTCGATGAAGTAAATCGTTAACGATCTTGTCATACACTGTCGGTTCGTCGTTTCGATCGgtctgaagcgacggatcgtacaGACTAATCGTACCGTGTATAGGGCCCTTAAGGCCCGTGGTCGTCCGTtgtcaaaaaaattatatttgcatgacttatacagtctaaatgtatgaaacaaaaaatcctATAACatcatatacctaactataatgtactacatttaccgcaaataaatttcatttcatttcactgTTGGCGACCGTGTCGCGCCCACTTCGCCCACAGATAGTGCCCAGAGATATTGGTGGGTCAGTGGGCTTTCAACATGACAGATGACATATGAACGAGATGTCATCAGAACTTCATGAACTTTCAGTCATTGTCTCTCATTCGTTTTGTCATAAACGCAACTATAAAAAGATCACGGGAATTAAATTTTACTCCAATCACTACAGCGCTCAAGATTTGCGTTGCGGCCTTTGTTAGTGGATCGGCAATTTCAGCGGTCGTAGTCGTGGGCGTTGCGGACGTTAAGTGGAATGTAGCCACTATAACAACTATAAACAACATAAACGTTTCTGAAAAAGCCATGGAAGTCTTTCcatgttataaaataatgaataagtGTACCGTGTTCTGAACATAAGGTAGCCCGTAGTATTGTTTCTGCACGTCCCGCAACACGTCGGTGGTTTTGCCGCCGCAGGATGCGTCCGCGCCGTGGTATCGCTGATCTAACGCCGAGTAGAACACCTGGACAAACAATagtaaataaagatttttttaacaaaaaagtaaaaccgactccaaaaaaaaataacaaaaaatggaaccgactacaaaacccttgaaaatatttttctaggtacagtcaccagcaccaatatgtgacacaacaagcgtgcataaatatctgatacgactctatttctagggccgtaaggacgtgtcagatatttttgcacgctccgctgtggcagatattaatgctggtgactgtacctactagctcgaagtcggtgcctcagcacgagccagcagaagtgggaCGAAATACATTggggttaaaaaagaaattcaattataaaaatacaaataaataaataaataaactctataaaaaaacagttaGATTCAAAATGGCTGAAATGCCGACAGAACTACCTGATGCTGTTcgaatcaaatttaaatttaacgcaACTATCTAAACTTATTTATGATCAGCATGTCTCGTTGACATGCCATGCTCTCTTATTTTGTTCTATTCCGTTATTTGAACACACATAACCACTGGATGCTATATTGTGGAATTATTTTGTGGccctacgctgtgcttgccgatcggcgatctccattcgagaacttttcagccctaacggccatccgttctcagTGCTatctatatggcctgcccattgccacttcaacgagttaattcgcttggctacgtcacgcagcgtaggacatccCCAAAAAGATGGATGAATgacctgggcccaattgcataataaagtacaagctaatagtattagtgaatttcaatacaaaatcgctaataatattagcttgtactttgttatgcaatcgggccctggTTAAAAAGCGGGCTCACGGTGAAttcaggccgcttccaaccgaaacaactggatgtctatgggagaggcctacgtccaacagacaacgtcctacggctggtatgatgatgattttgcgGCATTCAAGGGTTTACCTGTAGTTGCATTTCGCTGGCTCCGAACAAATATTTGGAAGCGCAAAGCCTCTGCAGCATGTGCTCAGGCATGGCCTCCCGTGTCTGGAAGTGCCGCGCGAACCGACGCACCACCTGGCAAATTAGCGAAATCCATCGTCAAACAaagttgtacagtcaagtgtaatatgaacttattcaaagtttcaaaaataagtaagtacaacACACTCTTATTcagacgcaataaggccgtagtaacatatttctgagtggttcgaatagatacttatttttgcacttgactgtacagtcgaagaaaAGGAATCGCGTATCAGAAAGGAACATTTTCGCTGCTTTGTTGACATTCCATATCTGCCAAAAATATCATCACGATTTTTTTAAGAGAAGGTTCTTCACAAGTACGCGATTCAGTGGAAAACAAAGCATTAAGGTTCTTAAGCCATTTATGGCTTAATCTACAATAAATGTCATGAGACTAGATTCTAGTAGAATGTCAATTAACCAAATGTGATTTGCTGCTCCAGTGCTCGTTTTAATTAgtcttatattataatattaataataataaacgaatGGTAGACGTTTGGTTCACCTTCAACATTTCACCACACCGTGGTCATGTCGTATTTGTTGCGCTTTCCGCTCACCTGCGGGCTGCTGGCGAAGTACTCCATGAGCACGCTGGGCAGCTCGGCCAGGTCGGTGGGGCAGCGCGTGCCCGACACGTGCTGGTAGCGGGCACGTGCCAGCATGGAGTGCAGCGCGTGCCCCACCTCGTGGAACAGGTTGTCGACGGCGCCCGGCGACAGCAGCGCCGGCCCCGACCGGTGCCCGCCGCTCAGGGACAGCATTACTACCACTATCGGGTTCTAAAGACAAATAAATCCAATAGAATAGATGGCAGGACCAGAGGTGGCTTCAGGCGTAAGCGACGTGGGCCTTGCAGCCTCGAGGTCTAAGGGCCTCGAAAGTTTCTTGTATTTTTGCTCGTTGAAATGTATGGTGTGGCATCATAGGACCTCGCAAAATGTATCTTGCCCACGTCAAATTTATTCTATCTGGGtggaatgtatttatttatctgggTGGAACAAACCGGTAGAACGACTTAGAGGCATAACAATTACGAGGGTTATTAGTCCTTTTAAAAGATAGATAATACACAACCTAACCACTGGAGTTATAGATTATTCCTCAAGGTCTATAGAGGAGCAAATACCTAATAATTGCGTCATCTAAGTTTCTCAACTTGAACGCATAAATCAACTTCCAACCTTCTTCgctttgggcttaaaaccactaaatttcataatacctcTTTATCAATATTCCGAGCTCTCAAAACAtcttggtctcaaaatacctaaattgcagaatgcctaatTTTTGTCTTAAAACACCGGAACCTTAATatggccgaatttcaaaataccttagtCTCATAACATAATGCCTAAACTTCAAAAcactttcatggcaaaacaacatatgcttaaattaaaacaaccaaatgtcaaaatacctaaatttgtatTACACTGAGATTGTCAATTTTTACATAAGATGAATCTTCCTTTTTCTGCCGCGACGGTAATCTTTTGGCACaaaaaaattaggcattttTCCATTTAAGTGTCTTCGGTttgagttattttaatattttgtcatttcggTCATTTGGTGTTtgaaggaattgtgcatttcaatatttaggtatttagagaatatgacGTTTTAGGTcagtcataatgaatttcgttcattttaagaatgagacaatttgacatttaGTATTATGAGcccattttaatttgaaaattaggggtattagtgactaatttattatgaaataatttagttgttttaaaCCCAAAGCCCTTCTTCCACCAGACTCCGGCCTTTAACTAACCTATGGGTGCTAGTTCATtctgacccacttccagtggtcgctTTGAGTTGAGCGTTCTACTGCCCCGCAACTGTCCTCAGGGGTCATTATTGCCCACGTCGAACCATGAACTCACCTGATAAGATCCATCAGGCAGCAGCTTCCCGCCCTGGATGGTGAAGTGGCAGTCCTGGTGCGGCTTGCCGGGCCGCTCGTACAGGTCGCAGTAGATGTGCCCCAGTAAACCCTCCTGTTCCTGCACCACGGCTAGTTTGTACACGTCCGGCGCCCACGACTCACCTGCGTACAGTTCAGGTtagatttattgaatcaggcgttactttgcggaggtctatatcaatgaattaaaaattactttgctcacccgaaaGCCAAAACACAAAGTCGGGtgagaaaagtaattgtttttagttcattatttcAAGTTAGCTCCTATGGAGAGCTAGGTCGAGAGTTCAAGATACATCGAGAGTAAACCAATGGAACTCTCATTTTGGTTTCAGCAAGCTGCGACTGCTGAGAAGTGGAATTCGCTTTGTCGTCTGTCTTTCTGAATAATTTAGCGTTGCGAACCATACTTTAGCTCTCGCCTTTTTTTACTAGAAGTACTGCTTAAGACTTAAAACTAGAATCACCAGTTTTGTTATTTTGCATATTATTTCAACAACGAAGACTgaactgaaaacaaaaaaaggcGACCCAAATATGCAAATCAACTTAGTTAGACAATAGTGTTTGACACACTTACCTGGCAACATTTCTTCAGACTTCAGACTAATACCATATAACTCTTGACATAGCATATTCAGACCCTCCATGCAGCCGCCTAGCGAGAAATACGGGCTAAAGTCAGAGTTGGCTACATTTAGAAGCTGTGTTTTAGCTTTATGTGTGAAGTACGGGGTGTCCCAGCAAGCTAGGTCCTCTTGGTATGGTGTTTCCTTTTTCTTCATTTTGAGCATGGCGTCAAAGTCTATCTTGGCGCGGTCGTAGAGATTGTCTGATAGCACGTCGAGGAACTGTCTGACGTTAGCGGCTGTTTCCATGGTGCTGGCTTTTATTGCTCTGCAACAATTGGGAGACACGTTTTTCAAAGAGTAACAAAATTTATACTCTATGGGTAATAGAAACGTCggcttttataaaactaaacatacTGTACAGAACCCTTAAATTTTCCGTTCCGTTCAAGCGTGCTTTGTCGATGAGATCAAATTGCTCCCGGCCAACTCTTCTGAATAAATGAATCGGTTCCAGATTAGATGTCTTTCAACAAACAGCGAAACTTATTGTAACTTGAGTAAACTGTaaactgtcatgcagtttggcgAAAAAATGTGTTCATGTATACACTGTGTAAttgttaaaatgaaataaaaaaaaaatttgatagaaacttgaaaaagtgtgcttttttttgtatcacttataatattatgccAATGTCCCTCGTCAAGATTAGACCTTTACAAATAACTGTACTGTgaccttataataataataaataaatatcatgggacacttgacaccaataataatatcatactATATGTATATTTACAATTTGTTCAAAAAGTAAATCACTAGGTATAGAAATATCAATAAATTGAGCTGTCGGTCGAAGTTAACAGGACTCAAGAAAAATACGGTGTATATCCCTGACAGACCTGTCCGCGTAGCAGCCGAAGCCGCAGACGGAGGCGAGGTCATGCCGCGCCTCCAGGGTGCTGGTCAGGAGCTCGTCCTGGTGGCTGTCGGGCGCCAGGTACAGTCTGTACGCGGCCTCGCGCGCCGCCGCGTCTCCGCACTCCGCGTACACGCCGCTCACGATTATGTCGTCCCCTTCTGTGCTGAAgctaaataataacaaagcaTCAAAACTGAGTCACGCAGACGAAGCAAAAAGAAGTGGTGGTTAGTGGAACACTCAATAGGCCACATAGTTCTTTAAGGAAAGaaagattaataaataaataaataacaatggaCACCGAaggtattttgcaggtggtaggaccttgtgcaaggtccgcccggattgctaccaccatcttgctcgctaatcctgccgtgaagcagcagtgcttgcactgttgtgtttcggcgtggagagtaagacagccggtgaaattactggcacttgaggtatcccatcttaggcctctaggttgcagatgtttatgggcggtggtgatctcttaccatcaggagacccacttgctcgtttgccatccagtcgaataaaaaaaaaaacaccaattgacttagtcccaaactaagcaaaacttgtactatggataataaatgtacttatatagatagactagcttttggccgcggcttcgcccgcgtggaattcggttatggcgcgctgttccctcgggaactgtgcatttttccgtgataaaaagtagcctatgtcactctctggcctataaactatatctatgccaaaaatcacgtcgatccgacgCTCCGTTGcgatttataatataagtatggatacatacttaaattcatattaaTCGTCTAAGACTCCAGGTCAAACACTCGTATTATTCAAGCAAATGTCTGATtagaccggggatcgaacccgggacctcaagcttcataatcGGGTTTCCTGAACATTAGGCTATCCTGTCgtctacaaaataaataaatacttcattGTGTTTGCTAACAAGTTACATCCCACTTCACTAATCTTAtcttacttaggggctgtttcaccatccattgattagtgttaagtgacggttaaatgtgatgccgtctccgtctattcgaacaaaacaaatagagacggcatcacacctaaccgacagttaacactaatcaatagatggcgaaacagccccttaatattataaatgtgaaagtttgtgatgatgtttggatgtttgaaggcttggatgtttgttactcaatcacgtctaaactgctgaaccgctTAAGATGaatttcggtatacagatagtttgggCCCCGGGAAAGTACATAGGATAGTtaatatcccggaaaattgcatagttcccgcggcatagcgataaacgactactacgcggacggaggcGCGGGTAACGCTAGTACCATATAACATCTAATGGGGGAGTTTTGGTGTCAAATATGCATTTTTTAATATGGTTAAGTTTCACATAATACTTACAACTGTCTAACATTCTGCGGCACAGCGTCTCTAGGCACGCGGCggggccgcgccgcgcccgccataAACCGCTGCCCAGTCTGCAGTATCAGGTTATTGAGCCCGACGACCTTCCTCCGTCGCTTATCCTCGAGCTGGATGCCGCTCTGTTCGAAGTCGAAGAGGAACAGTTCTGCTAAATGCTGGTCTCCGGAGGTACCGCGCTTGACTGAGTCGCGGAGCGCTTCGTACAGGCCTTTGTGTGTGTTTAATCTGGCAGCAaagcaattttattgttttattagtaacaaattatttttttattaatgattaATTTTGGTAATAGTAATCTAATGACTAATACCAAAatgaatgagaaaaaatattgacCTGTCTCCATCACACATGGTAAATCATAAAACGTGGTACAGAAATGACATTTGGGGCATTAAAATGTATGTACTTCGTGAGGGGTAGTGattataatacctaaattttCAGTGGTAAATTCCAAGAAAAAGTTAAGACCATTACTGAGCTACTGCATAGCACGAATAAATGATCAATATTCTCAAATTTGTTGCATAGGTGGAGGCACAACTTCATACCTAttatttggaatattttttttattaattaaaacaaaacaaaaaaagaatgaactacataaaaattaacacaatttGGGGCAGCAGGATTCTACACCCTTACCTTGATTACTCTAAATTTGTATaacgaaattgaaaaaaaaacactcactTCTCCACAACCCCACTAACACTGATACATGCGTCTTCCGCTGCGCTCGCGAAGTGCGACTGGGGATGCGCTATCCTCACAAACTCGGCCAGGTCAGCGACCTTGCACAGGGTGTCCGACAGCTCGTCGAATATCTCCACCATGGGCCGGGAAGGGCCAGACGTGGCTTCATCGATCAGTCTGTCAGTGGCCGATATTGCCTGCTCTTTTAGAATGTTGAAGCCCTCGAAGCTTGTGAGCTCAGGCTTGTTAAAAAGACCCTGAAACAAGAGCCACAATTGAAGAACAGTTTTGAATTCAGTTACCTTCATGTGTGAATTGAACACCATTGGCAGGTGAGGGGGGTTGAGCctcactcagcataatgttttAAGTGGTActcatttaaaaacacaaaaacatgCACActggttgactggcagagatcccttcagggataagtctgcctttgtactaaacacttttttttgtaacctttttgtacatcaaagagtataaacaaacagacatacacactGTGGTTACAGTCCTGGTCCTGGTTAGGActgtctttcacctattagagacCCTGGGCACAACATGTTGCATTCGGTaggtaagcctgattttcaaGGGAGAGTTGATTAGTTATCGGTTATTGTTTAGTAATGGAGTAGGGACTAGAGGGCTCCAATGCATTGCGGGGCCCtcggcacgtgcccagtgtgcccagtggggaagaggggcctgACTGTGACGACATGAATGCATGTGGAAAACTAAAAATTGTTTCAATTTGTCCATTAACTATACAGTTATCATTCCACTTACAGTTCTCTCTCTCAGGGAGTCAAAGATGGGTCTGGAGTTGGGCCTGGTGTTGAAGGCGGTGGCCAGCGGCGACCAGGTGGTGACGCCGCGCCGCTGCCGGCCCTGCCGCAGCACCCAGATCGGCTTCAACAGCTTCATTGTGGATGTATCTGCAtgaacatatattttattattggtgCTAACATAtattacactagcttttgcctgcggcttcgacCGCGTGGAatgcggttatcgcgcgctgttccccggGAACTctgaatttttccgggataaaaagtagcctatgtcactctggcccataaactatctcaatACCAAaattcacgtcgatccgtcgctccgtttcgacgtaaaagactgacaaacatacacacactttcgcatttataatattagtatgggttAATATTATGCacaccgctctgctttcagagcatgacatgagtgcgtgtgagctaactttagGGGGCGGCAGAcatgagcttgccttcggaatccaaaagctcaATGGTTACTTCAactaaaatgtatatttcagaattaaataattattattttttaaatttgtgatggtggaagcattctacacttcctcTGAAcatagatatagttagtgtttagttttgtaactaagggaccccatcatcatcatcatcccagcctatatacgtctcactgctgggcacaggcctcctctcagaacaagagggcttgggccatagttcccacgcgggcccggtgcggattgggaacttcacacacaccattgaattgcttcgcaggtttgtgcaggtttcctcacgatgttttccttcaccgcaaagctcgtggtaaatttcaaatgtaattccgcacatgaatttggaaaaactcagaggtgcgagccggggtttgaacccacgaccctctgtttgagaggcgattggtcaaaccactaggccaccactgcTTTTttaccccatacatccctgtattattatcattattattttgtatttttttctttaattgcatcatatagtttttaagtattttatttgtaattattttattttgaaaaaatgactgacaagtttcttgcggcgcattcttcttggcaataatggtctttccaaaagcgctggtagtttaaagaaatgatgtgtaaaagtgcccattgcggcctatttagtACTACTAGCAAGTAGCTATGGGGCTGTCTAATTATGTGAAATGTGCGGCAATTCCAGTGATCTTTCAAAACCAATGAGCTCCCTCAGGAGAATAAAAAGTACCATCTGAATGACTTTGGGGGGCCCCATTACTCTCCTTGTCCTAAAGTTAAAAATGACAGCTCTCTTCAGGCAAAATCAATATTGATGGTAATCATACCCAAGACACTGTTATCATGTTAATGTCATAGCACAGGCCATCATAAAAACCATACAATTTTCATCCATATTTGATCAT
Above is a window of Choristoneura fumiferana chromosome 18, NRCan_CFum_1, whole genome shotgun sequence DNA encoding:
- the LOC141437999 gene encoding mitochondrial intermediate peptidase is translated as MKLLKPIWVLRQGRQRRGVTTWSPLATAFNTRPNSRPIFDSLRERTGLFNKPELTSFEGFNILKEQAISATDRLIDEATSGPSRPMVEIFDELSDTLCKVADLAEFVRIAHPQSHFASAAEDACISVSGVVEKLNTHKGLYEALRDSVKRGTSGDQHLAELFLFDFEQSGIQLEDKRRRKVVGLNNLILQTGQRFMAGAARPRRVPRDAVPQNVRQFFSTEGDDIIVSGVYAECGDAAAREAAYRLYLAPDSHQDELLTSTLEARHDLASVCGFGCYADRAIKASTMETAANVRQFLDVLSDNLYDRAKIDFDAMLKMKKKETPYQEDLACWDTPYFTHKAKTQLLNVANSDFSPYFSLGGCMEGLNMLCQELYGISLKSEEMLPGESWAPDVYKLAVVQEQEGLLGHIYCDLYERPGKPHQDCHFTIQGGKLLPDGSYQNPIVVVMLSLSGGHRSGPALLSPGAVDNLFHEVGHALHSMLARARYQHVSGTRCPTDLAELPSVLMEYFASSPQVVRRFARHFQTREAMPEHMLQRLCASKYLFGASEMQLQVFYSALDQRYHGADASCGGKTTDVLRDVQKQYYGLPYVQNTAWQHRFSHLIGYGAKYYSYLISRALAWSVWKRSFEAQPLSRSAGDALRHGVLCHGGARPPQVLLREYLGTEVTPNKLAMALIEELDYHKDHLDSVFKIAEK